The DNA sequence CCCCATGTTCGTGGAATTCGGCGGGGGACAAGCCCCCGCCCTACGTCGTTCATAGCGGCTTCTTGAGGATCCGCGCCAGCTCGCCCACGATGCCGCGGCGGAACGTGAGCACGCAGATGACGAAGATGATTCCCTGCACGATGGTGACCCAGGCGCCGAGCTGGGCGAGGTAGTGCTCGAGCGTGACCATGACGAAGGCGCCGACGACGGGCCCGAACACCGTGCCCAGTCCGCCCAAGAGCGTCATCAGCACGACCTCGCCCGACATCGTCCAGTGCACGTCGGTCAGCGAGGCGAGCTGGAAGACGAGGGCCTTGGTGCCACCGGCCAGCCCCGACAGCGCGGCCGAGAGCACGAACGCGACCAGCTTGTACTGGTCGACCTTGTACCCGAGCGACACCGCCCGCGGCTCGTTTTCGCGGATGGCCTTCAGCACCTGGCCCATCGGCGAATGGATGGTGCGGTAGACGAGCAGGAAGCCGCCGAGGAAGATGCCCAGCACGACCCAGTACATCGTCATCGTCTGGCCGAGGTCGAGGACACCGAACATGGTGCCCCGCGGCACCGCCTGGATGCCGTCCTCGCCGCCCGTGAACGGCGCCTGCAGGGCGAAGAAGTAGAGCATCTGGGCCAGAGCCAGGGTGGTCATGGCGAAATAGATGCCCTGGCGCCGGATCGCGATCGCCCCGATGAGCGCCCCCAGCGCGCCGGCCGCCGCGGTCCCGACCAGGATGGCCAGCTCGGGTGGGAAGCCCCAGACCTTGGCCGCGTGGGCGGTCGCGTAGCCGGCCGAGCCCAGGAAGATGGCGTGCCCGAAGGAGAGGAGCCCCACGTAGCCGACCAGCAGGTTGAAGGCGGAGGCGAAGAGGCCGAAGCAGAGGGCCTTCATCAGGAAGACGGGGTAGATGAAGAAGGGCGCGACCAGGAAGAAGGCCACCAGGGCGCCGAAGGCGAGATACTGATAGCTCAGGGTCGCGGGCGTCGTCGCGATCGCGGGCCCGCCCGATGCCTTCGTGGTCGCCATGAGTTCCGTCATCGCTCTCAGGACGCCCGGCCGAACAGACCCGCCGGCTTCAGGAGGAGCACGACGGCCATGATGACGAAGATCACGGTCTTGGACGCCTCCGGGTAGAAGACCTTGGTCAGCCCTTCGACCAGCCCCAGGGCGAAGCCGGTGACGATGGCCCCCATGATCGAGCCCATCCCGCCGATCACGACCACCGCGAAGACGACGATGATGAGGTCGGCCCCCATCAGCGGGCTGACCTGATAGATCGGCGCCGCCAGCACGCCGGCCAGCGCGGCGAGCCCCACGCCGAAGCCGTAGGTCAGCGTGATCATGCGAGGCACGTTCACGCCGAACGCCCGGACCAGGGTGGGGTTCTCGGTGGCGGCGCGCAGGTAGGCGCCGAGCTTGGTGCGCTCGATCACGTACCAGGTGGCGAGACACACGGCGAGCGAGAGGACGACCACCCAGGCCCGGTAGTTGGGCAAGACCATGAAGCCCAGGTTGCGGCCGCCCTGAAGCTCCGCGGGGATGAGATACGGCTGCCCCGACGAGCCGTACTGATTCTGGAACAGGCCCT is a window from the Candidatus Methylomirabilota bacterium genome containing:
- a CDS encoding branched-chain amino acid ABC transporter permease, with the translated sequence MATTKASGGPAIATTPATLSYQYLAFGALVAFFLVAPFFIYPVFLMKALCFGLFASAFNLLVGYVGLLSFGHAIFLGSAGYATAHAAKVWGFPPELAILVGTAAAGALGALIGAIAIRRQGIYFAMTTLALAQMLYFFALQAPFTGGEDGIQAVPRGTMFGVLDLGQTMTMYWVVLGIFLGGFLLVYRTIHSPMGQVLKAIRENEPRAVSLGYKVDQYKLVAFVLSAALSGLAGGTKALVFQLASLTDVHWTMSGEVVLMTLLGGLGTVFGPVVGAFVMVTLEHYLAQLGAWVTIVQGIIFVICVLTFRRGIVGELARILKKPL
- a CDS encoding branched-chain amino acid ABC transporter permease, whose translation is MFGIPPQALFGQLLLGLINGAFYAMLSLGLAVIFGLLNIINFAHGAQYMMGAFAAWFLLTHAGLGYWWALILAPLAVGLLGILLERTMLRRLYHLDHLYGLLLTFGLALVIQGLFQNQYGSSGQPYLIPAELQGGRNLGFMVLPNYRAWVVVLSLAVCLATWYVIERTKLGAYLRAATENPTLVRAFGVNVPRMITLTYGFGVGLAALAGVLAAPIYQVSPLMGADLIIVVFAVVVIGGMGSIMGAIVTGFALGLVEGLTKVFYPEASKTVIFVIMAVVLLLKPAGLFGRAS